The window TACGTCGAGCTTGACGTCGGCGTCGCTCATCAACAGAGCTTGCGCGTCGGTGTTGATGGCGATGAACTCGACGCCCTTGAGACCGACCTCGATCATCCGGTTGATGGCATTGACACCACCGCCGCCGACACCGATGACTTTGATGACTGCGAGGTAGTTCTGCGGTGCTGCCACGTCGAAGGCCTCTCGCCTCGAGTTACGGGTCGTCGGATCACGGGGAAGCGCTGTGCTCCGCGAAACCCGGCGACTGATGCCGAATGGGACGGTCCGTAGCGCCGACCCGAACCCTAACCCTGAAGTTTAGGGTTACCAGTGTGTCTGTTCCTTGAAGTCTTCTGAACAGGACACTAAGTCGACAAGTGGCGCACGTTCAACGAACACGCCGAACCTCCCGTTTTTCTTTTCACCCTATGTGATCAGCCATGTCGCTGCCCAACCAGGGTGCTGGCCTGCGCAGATGTGCGTCAACTCGCTGATGACGCAGGGGCGGTGGGAACACTGACGTCGAAGTACCGCGCATCCGGCGAGGCTTTCATGAGAGCGGTGAGTGTGCGAGCCTTCGCGGCACCGTTCTCGCCACTCCCCCACGCGACGGTCCGGCCGTCGCCCAACTCCAGTGAGATGTCGTCGTAGGAACGGACCTTGACGACCGGGGTGACACGCGCGACGGCGGCCGGAATGGCGTCGGCGACCCGCACCGCCTCCCGCACCAGACGGTCCTCTCCGAAGCGGCGCAGGCTCGCGGCGGCGGAGCTCGACCGGGACACCGTCAATTCCAGTGCGGGAACGCCTTTCGGGGCCTCAGAAACCGTGGCGAATCGGACACCTTCATCGTCCACTTCGACGAACTTTCCGCCCCTTTGGACAATCAGAACCGGAGTACGCTCCACCACTTTCAGGCCGATTCCATGCGGCCAGGAGCGGACTACGTCAACCGCGTCAATTCGGGGCAATTTCCGACGCAGCCGTGCCTCAATCGCATCGGTGTCGACGGAAATCAGCGGCGCCCCGACGGGAACGTCGGCCGCCTCGAGGACCTGTGCGGGCGTCAGGACCCGGGTCCCGGAGACGGATACGCGCTCGACGCGCAGCCACTTGGAGCCGTACAGCAGCCACACCGAGCCCGCGCCGAGAAGCGTGAGCACGATGGCAAGAATGATGATCGTACGAAGGCGGGGGCGCCGCGGCCTCAACCGCCGGACGAGGGGCGGGTCGGACGACTCCTGCTGGCGTTCACCGCGCTCGGCGGTCGTCTGTCCGGCCACGCTCCCTGCCCTCCGTCATACGGTTACTGGCGGCGGTGCGAGGCGATCGCCTCGTACACCATGCCGACGAGCAGGTCGTCGGCGTCCCGGCGGCCGAACTCGCTTGCGGCGCGGGACATCTCGTACAGCCGGTGCGGGTCGGCGAGCACGGGCAGGACGTTCTGCTGCACCCACTCGGGCGTCAGTTCCGCGTCGTCGACCAGCAGTCCGCCGCCTGCCTTGACCACCGGCTGGGCGTTCAGCCGCTGTTCGCCGTTGCCGATGGGCAGCGGGACGTAGGCGGCCGGGAGCCCGACGGCGGAGAGTTCGGCGACGGTCATCGCGCCCGCGCGGCAGAGCATCATGTCGGCCGCGGCGTACGCGAGGTCCATCCGGTCCAGGTAACTTACCGGGATGTAGGGGGGCATCCCCGGCATCTGCTGCACCTGCGGCAGTTCGTTCTTCGGGCCGACCGCGTGCAGGATCTGGATGCCGGCCTGCTGGAGCCAGGGCGCGACCTGCTGGACGACCTCGTTGAGGCGGCGGGCGCCCTGCGAGCCGCCGGAGACCAGCAGCGTGGGCAGGTTCGGGTCGAGCCCGAACGCGGCGCGGGCCTCGGGGCGTACCGCGGCCCGGTCGAGGGTGGCGACGGACCGGCGCAGCGGGATGCCGATGTAGCGCGAGTTGCGCAGCTTGCTGTCCGGGGTGGAGACGGCGACCTGGGCGGCGTACCGCGAACCGATCTTGTTGGCGAGGCCCGGGCGGGCGTTGGCCTCGTGGATGACGATCGGCACGCCGAGGCGCTTGGCTGCGAGGTAGCCGGGCAGGGCGACATAGCCGCCGAATCCGACGACGCAGTCCGCCTTCGTGCGCTCCAGGATCTGCTCGGTCGCCTTGATCGTGCCGCGCAGCCGGCCCGGGACGGTGATCAGCTCGGGCGTCGGCTTGCGCGGCAGCGGCACGGCGGGGATCAGCGCGAGCTCATAGCCCCGCTGCGGAACGAGCGTGGTCTCCAGGCCCCGCTCCGTGCCCAGGGCCGTGATCCCCACGGTCGGGTCCTGCCTGCGCAGGGCGTCCGCGAGGGCGAGCGCGGGCTCGATGTGGCCGGCGGTCCCCCCGCCGGCGAGTACGACATGCACCGAAATTCACCGCTCTCCGGACGAGCGCGCCGCCGAGGCACGCCGTCGCATCGTGTTCCATCTCCGAGGCTCCCGGCCGCGGCCGGCACCTCCCGCACGCTTTCTACCAAAGCGGGGTTGCCGCGCAGAAAGCGCTGCCCGCGCAGCGGGCTCGTCGCGTGCGAAGGCGATCAGCAGCCCGATGGCGAACATGGTCGGCAGCAAGGCGGATCCCCCGTAGGAGAACAGCGGGAGGGGGACGCCGGCGATCGGCAGCAGGCCAAGCACCGCACCGATGTTGATCACGGCTTGCGCGGTGATCCAGGTGGTCACACCTCCCGCGGCATACCTCACGAAGGGGTCCTCCGTGCGTCCGGCCACGCGGATACCCGCATAGCCTAGAGCCGCGAAGAGGGCGAGCACCGACACCGTCCCCGCCAAGCCCAGTTCCTCACCGGTGACGGCGAAGATGAAGTCCGTGTGGGCTTCGGGGAGTTGCCCCCATTTCTCCATACTCGCACCCAGTCCGGAGCCGAAGATTCCGCCGGAAGCGAGCGCATAGATGCCGTGCACCGCCTGCCAGCAGTCGACGAGGCCGCTGCGCGGCTCGGTGGCGCCGAGGCACTGCAGGCGGGCCATGCGGTTCTCGCTGCTCTTGATGAGGATCACGCCGATCGCGGCGGCGACCGACAGCACCCCCACGAACAGCCGGGTCGGCGCCCCCGCCAGCCACAGCAGGCCGAACAGGATCGCCGACAGGATGATCGCCGTCCCCATGTCGCCGCCGAGCATGATCAGCCCGAGCAGCATGAAGGCGACCGGCACGAGCGGCACGAGCATGTGCTTCCACTGCGTCAGCAGCTTCTTGTCCTGCTTGCGCGCGATCAGGTCGGCGCCCCACAGCACCAGCGCGAGCTTGCCGAACTCGCTGGGCTGGATCTGGAAGGAGCCGCCGAGGGCGATCCAGTTCTGGTTGCCGTTGACCGCGACTCCTATCCCGGGCACCTGCACCAGAGCCATCAGGAAGACGGCACCGGCGAGGATCGGATAGGCGAGCGCCCGGTGCAGCTTCACGGGCATCCGGGAGGCGGCGAACAGCAGCCCGGCGCCGATCACGGCGGCCAGCAGCTGCTTGCGGAAGAAGTACGACCCGGGCAGCGACATCTGCAGCGCGGTGATCTGGGAGGCCGAGTAGACCATCACCAGACCGAGCACGGTGATCAGCAGGCTGCCGCCGAGGATCAGGTAGTACGCGGTCAGCGGCCGGTCCCAGGCCCGGTGCAGGCGCGTGTAGAGCCGCCGTACGGCGTTGTCGCGCGGCGGCCCGGGAGCGACGGGGCGCCGAACCGCCCGCTGGACGGGGGGTCGTCCCGTACGGCTACCGGGCATCGGCGCTCACCGCCCCGCCATGGGCGTACGTACTGGCCGGCCACATCCGAGTCACGCGTCCCTCCAAGGGTCCCGAAGCACCCGCAGTGGCCGAGACCCGGCGTCAGGCGCCCGCGCCGAGTTCGCGAACCGCCTCCGCGAACGCGTCACCGCGCTGGTTGTAGTTGGCGAACATGTCCATCGAGGCACAGGCCGGGGCAAGGAGCACCGTGTCGCCGGGCTGTGCGAGGCCCTTCGCCTCCTGGACTGCCGCGAGCATCGCCCCAGTGTCGGTCCGGTCGAGGTCGACGACGGGTACTTCCGGCGCGTGTCGCGCGAGGGCTTCGCGGATCAGGCCTCGATCGGCGCCGATGAGGACGGCTCCGCGAAGCCGCTTTGCCGACTTGGCGACCAGTTCCTCGAAGACGGCGCCCTTCGCGAGCCCGCCCGCGATCCACACGATGGACTCGTAGGCCGCCAACGAGGCCTCCGCCGCGTGCGTGTTGGTGGCCTTGGAGTCGTCGACGTATGCGACCTGGGCCACGTCCGCCACGTGCGCGATGCGGTGGGCGTCCGGAGTGAAGGCCCGCAGGCCGTCCTGTACGGCCTTGGGGGGCACCCCGTAGGCCCGGGCGAGGGCTGCTGCCGCGAGGGCGTTGGCGATGTTGTGCGGGGCCGGCGGGTTGACGTCGGCGACCTCGGCGAGCTCCTGGGCGTTCTTCTGCCGGTCCTCGACGAAGGCGCGGTCGACGAGGATGCCCTCCACGACGCCGAGTTGGGACGGGGCCGGGGCGCCGAGGGTGAAGCCGATGGCCCGGCAGCCCTCCTCGACGTCCGCCTCGCGCACCAGGTCCTCGGTGGCCTTGTCGGCGACGTTGTAGACGCAGGCGATGCGATTGCCCTCGTAGATACGGCCCTTGTCGCGCGCGTACGCGTCCATGGAGCCGTGCCAGTCCAGGTGGTCCGGTGCCAGGTTCAGGACGGCGGCGGAGTGGGCGCGCAGGGAAGGCGCCCAGTGGAGCTGGTAGCTCGACAACTCCACTGCGAGGACGTCGTACTGCTCCTCGCCGAGCACCGCGTCGAGGACCGAGACGCCGATGTTGCCGACGGCGGCGGTGCGCAGACCGGCGGCCTTCAGGATGGAGGCCAGCATCTGGGTGGTCGTGGTCTTGCCGTTGGTGCCCGTGATCGCGAGCCAGGGGGCGGCGTCGGGGCCGCGCAGCCGCCAGGCGAGCTCCACGTCGCCCCAGACGTCGACGCCGGCCTCGCGGGCCGCCGCGAACAGCGGCTTGTCCGGCTTCCAGCCGGGTGCGGTGACGATGAGCTCGGTGCCTTCGGGCAGGGTCGCGCCGTCGCCGAGGCGGACGGTGATGCCGAGCGCCTCCAGTTCGGCGGCCTGCTCACGCGCGCGTGCGTCGTCGCCGTCGTTGACGACCGTGACGAGCGCCCCGCGCGCGTGCAGCACCTTGGCCGCCGGGATGCCGGAGACGCCGAGTCCGGCGACGGTGACGTGCTTGCCCTGCCAGTCGAAAGGCTCCGAGGAGGTCACTTTTCTGCTGCCCATCCCGCGTAGAAGAGACCCAGGCCAACAATCACACAGATGCCCTGGATGATCCAGAAGCGGACCACCACAAGCACTTCCGACCAGCCCTTGTGTTCGAAGTGGTGCTGGAGCGGTGCAATCCGGAAGACGCGCTTGCCGGTGAGCTTGAAGGAGCCGACCTGGATGACGACCGACATGGTGATGAGGACGAACAGACCGCCCATGATGGCCACCAGGAGCTCCGTGCGGGAGCAGATGGCCAGGCCCGTGAGGACACCGCCGAGCGCGAGCGAACCGGTGTCGCCCATGAAGATCTTCGCGGGCGAGGTGTTCCACCACAGGAAGCCCAGGCAGGCACCCATCAGCGCCGAGGCGATGACCGCCAGGTCGAGGGGATCTCTCACCTCGTAGCAGGCGCCCGGGTTGGTCAGGGTGCCCGCGTTGGCACAGGACTCCTGGAACTGCCAGACGCCGATGAAGGTGTAGGCGCCGAAGACGAGCACGGAGGCGCCGGTGGCCAGACCGTCCAGACCGTCGGTGAGGTTCACGCCGTTCGACATCGCGAGGATCATGAACAGCGCCCAGACCACGAACAGGATCGGGCCGATCTTCCAGCCGAAGTCCGTGATGAACGACAGCCGCGTCGAGGCGGGGGTGTTGTCGCGGGCGTCCGGGAACATCAGCGCGAGCACCGCGAAGGCGACGCCGACGATCAGCTGGCCGGCCATCTTCGCCTTGGCCCGCAGGCCCAGCGAACGCCGCTTGACGATCTTGATGTAGTCGTCGAGGAAGCCGACCAGACCCATGCCGACCATCAGGCCGAGCACCAGCAGACCCGAGTAGGTCGGGGCGTAGCCGGTGATGATCTTGGACAGGAAGTAGGCGATGACCGTCGCCAGGATGAAGGCGATACCGCCCATCGTCGGCGTACCGCGCTTGCTGGCGTGCCCGCGCGGGCCGTCTTCGCGGATGTACTGGCCGTAGCCCTTGCGGGCCAGCAGCTTGATCAGCAGCGGGGTGCCGACCAGGCTCAGGAACAGGCCAATGACTCCTGCGAACAGGATCTGCTTCATCATCGGGCGGAAACCTCACCCTCGGCACCGGTCTCGACGAGCGCCTGCGCCACGCTCTCGAGCCCGACCGACCGGGACGCCTTCACGAGCACGACGTCCCCTGGGCGCAACTCGCTGCGCAACAGGTCGACCGCCGCCTGTGCGTCGGACACGTGCACCGACTCCTCACCCCACGAACCCTCGTTATATGCACCCAGTTGCAGCCAGGAGGCTTCTCTTCCCCCGACCGCGACGAGCTTGCCGACATTGAGCCGGACGGCAAGCCGTCCGACCGCGTCGTGCTCGGCGAGCGCCTCGTCCCCGAGCTCGGCCATCTTGCCGAGCACCGCCCAGGTCCGCCGCCCCTTGCCCATGGCCGCGAGCGCGCGCAAGGCGGCTCGCATGGACTCGGGGTTCGCGTTGTAGGCGTCGTTGACGATGGTCACGCCGTCCGGGCGCTCGGTGACCTCCATACGCCAGCGGGAGAGGGAGCCCGCCTCGGAGAGCGCGGTGGCGATCTCACTTGCGGACATGCCCAGCTCATGGGCGACGGCGGCCGCGGCGAGCGCGTTCGACACGTGGTGCTCACCGTACAGGCGCATGGTCACTTCGCTTGCACCGGAGGGTGTGCGAAGGCTGAAGGCAGGCTGTCCGGTGTCCGTGAGTCGCACGTTCTCGGCGCGTACGTCCGCTTCGCCGGACTCTCCGAAAAGGATCACCTTCGCCTTCGTACGGGATGCCATGGCCCGTACGAGAGGATCGTCGGCGTTGAGAATCGCGGCGCCGTCCTCGGGAAGAGCTTCCACGAGTTCGCCCTTGGCCTGCGCGATCTGCTCGCGGCCGCCGAACTCGCCGATGTGGGCGGTGCCGACGTTGAGGACGAGGCCGATCTTCGGGGGCGTCAGATCCGTGAGGTAGCTGATGTGGCCGATGCCGCGGGCGCCCATCTCCAGCACGAGGAACTGCGTCTCCTCGGTGGCGGTGAGCGCGGTGAGCGGCAACCCGATCTCGTTGTTGAGCGAGCCCGGTGTGAACACCGTCGGCGCCTTGCTGCGCAGCACCTGGGCGATCAGGTCCTTGGTGCTGGTCTTGCCGGCCGAGCCGGTGAGGGCGACGAGGGTCGCGCCGAGGCGTCGTACGACATGACGCGCGAGGGCGCCGAGGGCCGTCTGGACGTCGTCGACGACGATCACGGGCACGCCGACGGGGCGCTGGGCCAGCACGGCCACCGCGCCCGCCCGGACGGCCTGGTCCGCGTAGTCGTGGCCGTCGACGCGCTCCCCCACGAAGGCGGCGAACAGACTGCCGTCCTTCACCTGCCGGGAGTCGATGACGACGGGCCCGTGCACCTGCGCCGACGGATCCGGTATGTCGTGCGTCTGCCCGCCGACGACTGAGGCGATCTCGGCGAGAGAGAGGGCGATCACAAGTTCATCCCTGGGTCTTCTGGATGGCTTCTCGAAGCACCTGGCGGTCGTCGAAGGGACGGACCACCCCGGCGATGTCCTGGCCCTGCTCGTGGCCCTTGCCCGCGACGAGCACGGTGTCCCCGGGCCGCGCGCGGGCGACGGCTGCGGCGATCGCGGCGGCCCGGTCCTCGAAGACCTGGACCTCGCCGCGCTCGTGTACTGGCACGGACGCCGCGCCCTGGAGCATGGTTGCGAGGATCGCGAGGGGGTCCTCGGAGCGGGGGTTGTCGGAGGTCAGTACGGCGGTGTCGGCGAGGCGGGCCGCGGCGGCGCCCATCGGCGCGCGCTTGGTCGTGTCACGGTCCCCGCCGCAGCCGAGCACGACGTGCAGGCTGCCCTCGGTGACCTTGCGGAGCGCCTTGAGCACCGATTCGACGGCGTCGGTCTTGTGGGCATAGTCCACGACCGCGAGGTACGCCTGCCCGGCGTCCACCCGCTCCAGGCGGCCCGGCACGCCCGGCACGGCGCCGATGCCGTCGGCGGCGGCCTGGGCGTCGAGGCCGGCGGCGGCCAGGGCGGTGATGGCGGCGAGGGTGTTCGCCACGTTGAAGGGGCCCGCGATCGGCGACCTGGCGGCGATCCGCTCACCCTTGGGGCCGACCGCGGTGAACGTCGAGTCCATGGGGCCGACTTCGACGTCCTCGGCGCGCCAGTCGGCGTCCGGGTGCCCCTCGGCGGAGAAGGTGACGACCGGGACGGTCGCTTCCTTGGCGAGCCTGCGGCCGTACTCGTCGTCGAGGTTGACGACGCCGAGTTTGCTGCGTTTCGGGGTGAACAGCTGCGCCTTGGCCCGGAAGTAGTCCTCCATGTCGGAGTGGAACTCCATGTGTTCCGGGCTGAGGTTGGTGAACACGGCGATGTCGAAGACGCAGGCGTCGACCCGGCCGAGGACCAGCGCGTGGCTGGAGACCTCCATGGCGACCGCCTCCACGCCGCGTTCGCGCATGACGGCGAACAGGGCCTGCAGGTCGGTGGCTTCGGGGGTGGTGCGCTCGGACTTGATGCGCTCGTCGCCGATGCGCATCTCGACCGTGCCGATCAGTCCCACCCGTCGCCCATCACCGCCCTCGACGGACTTGAGGGCACCCTCGACGAGATACGCCGTGGTGGTCTTGCCGGAGGTGCCGGTGATGCCGATCTGCAGCAGGTCGCGGCCGGGGTGGCCGTAGATCGTGGCCGCCAGCTCGCCCATCTGCCCGCGCGGGTCGTCGACGACCAGGACCGGCAGGCCGGTCGCGGCGGCGCGCTCGGCGCCGGTCGGGTCGGTCAGCACGGCGACCGCGCCGAGGCCCGCGGCCTGCGTGACGAAGTCGGCGCCGTGCAGGCGGGCGCCCGGGAGGGCGGCGTACAGATCGCCGGGGCGGACGGCGCGCGAGTCATGGGTGATGCCCGTGACCTCGACGGCGTCCGCGCGGTCCGGCGCGGCGGCACCCAGCTGATCGGCGAGTTCCGCGAGGGGTGTGGCGGAGACCTGCGCCGGCCTGGGCGGCCCCGGGTATGTCACGGATGCGCCCTTCTGGGTGGTTTGGGACTGATCAGCGTGTGGCACGGCGGTGAGCGTACCGGGCGCACCCGCCTGGGAGCGAAGTGAGGGGCGGGGCGCGCCCTGGTTCCCGGAGTCGGGGGTGATCGTTGTCACGAGGTGGTTCCTGGCTGCTCGGTGCTGATCAGGGTGGTCAGGGTTTGTAGGAGACCGGGAGCTTCGCGGGCTTGGCCCCGGTCGGCGGGATCTGGAGGGTCTTCAGGGCGAACTCCATCACCTTCTTGTAGATGGGGCCGCAGATCTGGCCGCCGAAGTAGTTGCCCGCGGTGGCGTTCTGGATGGCGCAGTAGACCGTGATGCGGGGCTTGTCCGCGGGCGCGAAGCCGGCGAACGACGACGTGTAGCCGCGGTACTTGCCGGTGGCCGGATCCACGCGGTTCGCCGTACCCGTCTTGCCCGCGACCCGGTAGCCGGGGATACGCGCCTTGGTGCCGGTGCCCTCCCTGTCGCCCACGACCGACTCCAGCATCTGGGCGAGGGTCTTCGCCGTCTTGGCGCTGATGACCCTGGTCTTCTTGGGTGCCGGGGCGTCGGTGAACTGCCCGTCGGGTCCCTGGGTGCCGCGCACGAGCGTGGGTTCGACGCGTACGCCGCCGTTGGCGATCGTCGAGTAGATCGAGGCCGCCTGCATCGCGTTGAGGGACAAACCCTGGCCGAAAGGAATCGTGTACTGCTGCGAGGTCGACCACTTGTCCGGCGCGGCGAGGATGCCCCGGGTCTCGCCGGGGAAGCCGAGGCCGCTGTAGCTGCCGAGGCCGAACCTGCGCAGGTAGTCGTAGAGGACCTTGTTGACCTGCGGCTGGGTCCTGCCCAGCTGGCCGGTGGCCAGGATGGTGCCGATGTTGCTGGACTTGGCGAGGACACCGTTGAGCGTCAGGAACCAGGTCGCGTGGTCGATGTCGTCCTTGAAGAGCCGGTCGCCGCGGTGCAGCCGGTTGGGTACGACGACATACGTGCCGGGCGTGGCCACGCCCTCCTCCAGCACGGCGGCCATCGACATGACCTTCGCGGTGGAGCCGGGCTCGTAGGCGTCCTGGACGGCCGCGTTGCCCATGTTCTCGCCGCTGGCCGCGGAGAGGTCGTTCGGGTCGAAGCCGGGCGAGTTGGCCATGGCGAGGATCTCGCCGGTGCGGGTGTCCTGGACGATCACATAGCCGCGGTCCGCCCTGGACTTCGCCACCTGCTCGCTGATCGCGTTCTGCGCGGCCCACTGGATGTCGCGGTCGATGGTGAGCTCGACGTCGCTGCCGGGCACGGCGGGCGTCTCGGTGGAGCCCGCGGTGGGGACCTGGCGGCCGCCGGACTGGGCGTAGCGGATCTCGCCGTCCTTGCCGGACAGCTGCTTGTTCAACTGCTGCTCGATACCGCCGCCGCCCTTGCCGTCGGCGTTGACCCAGCCCAGTATCCCGGCGGCGAGATCGCCGTTCGGGTACACGCGCTTGCTGCTGGCGACCGAGAGCACGCCCGCGAGGACGTTGACCGTGCTCTTGTCCCGCTCGGCCTTGGTGGCCAGCGCGGACTTCAGGTCCTTGATCTGCTTCCAGACCTGGGGGGTCTGGCGGCTCGCCAGCAGGGTGTAGCGCAGGTTCTTGTTCGCGGGCCGGAGCTTCTTGACGATCGCCTCCGGCTCCTGGCCGAGAATCGGCGCGAGGAGGGCGGCCGCCTGCTCTGGGCCGTCGTCGATCTTCAGCTGTTCGCGGCTGAAGAGCGTGGGGTCGGCCGTGATGTCGTAGGCGTCCACGCTGGTCGCCAGTGCCACGCCGTTGCGGTCGGTGATGCCGCCGCGCACGGCGGCCAGGGTGTAGCCGACGTACCGGTTCTTCTCCGCCTTGGCGGCATATGTGCTCGCGTCGACGGCTTGCACCTGGAGCAGCCGTACGACGAAGGCGATCAGGACGAGGGTCAGGGCCAGGCTGACCATGCGCAGCCGGGGGCGGGGGCTGCCGAGCCGGATCTTGGCGGGGGGCATGGGGCGCGACCGTGCCGGACGGCCGGCCGGGCGGGCCGCGGGGGCCGGGCGCCGCTGGGCACCACCGGAGCGGGCGGGCTTGGCGGGTCCGGGCACGCGGCGGCGCGGCGGTTCCCTGTCGGACACTTCCGTCACCTGCCGGGGGTCGGGTACGTGGAGGACTGGGCGGACGGGATGGGCTGCTGGGCGGGGGCTGCGTTCTGGGGCACGCCGGGGGCGACTTCAGGGGCCTCGTGCCCAGGCACGGCGGGGGCGCCCGCGGGGTCCGACATGGTGGGTGCCGGGCTGGGCGTCGGGGGCACCGGGGGCTCGTCTGCGAGGGCCTCGGGGGCGAGGACGAGCGGGACGTAGTCGGAGGTCTGGTCGGCGGGCGCGGGGCTGGCGAAGCCCTTGACCGTGCCGTCGGGGCCGAGGAAGGCGGGGTCGCCGCCGGGGACCATGCCGAGTTCCCGGGCGCGGCGCTGGAGGGCGTCGGGGGCGGAGTAGGCGTCGATGTCCCGCTGGAGGGACTGCTCCTCGTCGGTGAGGGCCTTCGAGTCCCTCTTCAGGTCGTCGAGTTTGAACGCGCCCTCACTGAGGGCGGAGTTCAGCACGAGGAGCCCGATGAGGCCGCCGCCGAGAAGGACGACGACGAGGAGGACGAAGGGGGCACGGGCGGCCTGCCCGGCCCCGGTGGGGAAGAGCCGCGCGAGCCTGGCGGCACGCCCCCTCAGTTCGGGTTTCCTACTCACTCACGCTCCCCCGGGTCCGGTTCTCCAACTGACGGGTTCGATTCCTGGATCCGGACGCCCACCCCTGCTTCACTCCACGTCCTCCCTGATGCGCTCGGCCCCACGCAGGCGTGCCGGTGCCGCGCGCCGGTTGTCGGCGACCTCTTCCTCGGTGGGAAGTTCGGCACCGCGGGTCAGCAGCTTGAGCCGGGGCTGGTACTGCTCGGGGACGACGGGCAGCCCGGGCGGGGCGGTGTTGGCGGCGCCGGCCGCGAACACCTGCTTGACCAGCCGGTCCTCCAGCGAGTGGTACGACAGGACGGCGATGCGTCCGCCGACGTCGAGTGCCTTCACGGCGGCCGGGATCGCCCGCTCCAGGACGGAGAGCTCGCCGTTGACCTCGATGCGCAGCGCCTGGAAGGTGCGCTTGGCCGGGTTGCCGCCGGTGCGCTTGGCGGCCTGCGGCAGCGCGTCCCGGATCAGCTCCACGAGCCGCGCGCTGTTGCTGAACGGCTCCTTCTCGCGCTCGC of the Streptomyces sp. T12 genome contains:
- a CDS encoding peptidoglycan D,D-transpeptidase FtsI family protein — its product is MSDREPPRRRVPGPAKPARSGGAQRRPAPAARPAGRPARSRPMPPAKIRLGSPRPRLRMVSLALTLVLIAFVVRLLQVQAVDASTYAAKAEKNRYVGYTLAAVRGGITDRNGVALATSVDAYDITADPTLFSREQLKIDDGPEQAAALLAPILGQEPEAIVKKLRPANKNLRYTLLASRQTPQVWKQIKDLKSALATKAERDKSTVNVLAGVLSVASSKRVYPNGDLAAGILGWVNADGKGGGGIEQQLNKQLSGKDGEIRYAQSGGRQVPTAGSTETPAVPGSDVELTIDRDIQWAAQNAISEQVAKSRADRGYVIVQDTRTGEILAMANSPGFDPNDLSAASGENMGNAAVQDAYEPGSTAKVMSMAAVLEEGVATPGTYVVVPNRLHRGDRLFKDDIDHATWFLTLNGVLAKSSNIGTILATGQLGRTQPQVNKVLYDYLRRFGLGSYSGLGFPGETRGILAAPDKWSTSQQYTIPFGQGLSLNAMQAASIYSTIANGGVRVEPTLVRGTQGPDGQFTDAPAPKKTRVISAKTAKTLAQMLESVVGDREGTGTKARIPGYRVAGKTGTANRVDPATGKYRGYTSSFAGFAPADKPRITVYCAIQNATAGNYFGGQICGPIYKKVMEFALKTLQIPPTGAKPAKLPVSYKP
- a CDS encoding septum formation initiator family protein; protein product: MSRKPELRGRAARLARLFPTGAGQAARAPFVLLVVVLLGGGLIGLLVLNSALSEGAFKLDDLKRDSKALTDEEQSLQRDIDAYSAPDALQRRARELGMVPGGDPAFLGPDGTVKGFASPAPADQTSDYVPLVLAPEALADEPPVPPTPSPAPTMSDPAGAPAVPGHEAPEVAPGVPQNAAPAQQPIPSAQSSTYPTPGR